TATAGTAGTAGAAGCAGAACGATTTGTTCTTAATGCATACGTATGTTTTTTTACAATTGTTGGTTCTTGAAATTCTAATAATGTTTTAGGATTGTTTTTTACTTTCTTATTTAAGAAAATAAATCCATTTTTATAAAGGGATGTTTCTTTAAATTCATCTTTTAAAATTAAATCTACTTCTACTTTTTCTTCAGGAAACATTCCTATTTGACGAAGTGCATTGTTTAATTCTGTAATATAACGTGGATTGTGTGAACAATGATAATGTAAGGTTTCACAATGACGCATGATATTGTCTAAATCATTGTCGTATTTACGTTTGTCTAACTCTTGATTTTCTTCTAATTGAAAAGGATAATATCTTGCCCCTCTACCAATTAATTGTGCTTCTGCTACTGTTGTTTTACCAGGTGTACTCCCTTTGGCATCACGAGTATCATATAATCTTACAATATCATACAGGTTTAGGACATCCCAACCCTCGTTTAATTTATCTACTGCAAAAACTGCCCTGTATTCATTACTATTATCTTCAAGACTGTTTATTACTATTTGTTTATCATCTGTATCATTTTTAGAGTTTACAGATATTATTTTATCTTCTGAAAAGTCTTCCTTTATTTCATCTATTAAACCTTGAAGTGAAATATTAAGTTCTTTAAAATATGTTATTGCTTTATCTAAAATTTCATTATCTAACTTAATTAAGTCTTCTAATTTAGTTACGGTTAAGTTTTTAATTTCATCAATAAAAGCTTTTTCCATTTCTGCACTCTCAATAGTAGTTTTAGATTTAAACATTACTACTGGTTTTGCTAAAATACCTTTAGATGCAAATATTTTCTTTTTGAATTGACTAATTAACACTGCAACAACAGCACGTTGTATAGGTTGATAATCTACTTGATTTGTTTGTACTTCTTTAGAATATCCATCTTCTCTAAACTTTGCTAATGAATAATCATATAATAATTTATTAGCATATTTAGAAGCTATACTTGGATGACTTAATTCTAATGTAGCAGTAAACTCCATCATTATATTTTCTGGACTTGCTAATAAAATACGTTCTACTGTGTGTTCCCAACTTGTCAAATTTTCTTTTTCACTAGCTGAGTGCTTCTTTTTGGTTAACGCATTGATATGGTGAGCTTCATCACTTATTAGCACCGTTTTTCTATCTATAAAATCATCAAAAGTTATACTGTTTTCACGTGGTGCATTAAGTTTTTTATGTAAGCCTTGTATGGTAGAAAATAATATACTAATATCATCTGTATTGGTACTTTCAAAACTATCTACTTCTGTAATATTTACATTTACACCCTCTATATTTATTTGTTCTTTAAATAAATACTTAGAGCTATTTGCATTTAAAAAATTCTCTTTTGTTTTACGTATAATAGTATCTGTGTTAACAAAGAAAATAAAATTACGATAACCTAGTTTATACAATTCTAAAATAGCACCTGCCATTACCAATGTTTTACCAGAACCAGTTGCCATATGAAACAACACTTGTGTAGGTTTAGCTCTTAAACGTGGGTTGTTTAAGTAGTAATTGAACGCTGTAAATGCTTCTATTTGATAAGGTCTAGGAGTAAACTTTAGGTTGTTTTTTATAATTGGTGATAATTCTACAACTAAATCTCCATCTTCTATTTTACTTGCAATACGCTTGTCTAGTCTTGTTATGCCTTTTTCAATCATAGTATCTGGCTTGATATAGGTTTGTAATGTTTTGATAATTCAGTTAAATAATTATCAATTTGGCTAACTGTACCAAATCTTGTTTTTTCACCTGCTTTAATTATTTTACACTCATTAATAACATCTGTAGTTATAGAACCAACTATTATTAATTTTTTTAGAGATTCTATGTTTTTAATATCACTAACGATGTAATATACAAGAATCATAAAATCTTTACCCTCTTTAGAAGCCTGAACAACTGGATACATAAAAACCCAATTTTGATTAGGTTTTTTTGCCGTATAAGCTGTCTTTACGTCACAATAAAGAGTTTTGTTATTTATTTCAATTTTTATATCCCATTTGTCATAAAAATACTCCTTCACCAAAGAGCTACTTTCCGAAGAATAATCATTTGACTCAATAATTTCTATAATTCTTTTTATGTCGTGATTCTTTTCCCAACTAGAAACTTTAACGTTATTAAAACTATTTAAAAAATAATCTGAAATTACTGCTTCTGTAACATATCCTATAAAAGAATCGTGACCAACTATTGTAAATTTATCAAAATTCATATTTACTTTTTGTAAATAATCCTTACACTCATTTCTAAATATTTCAAATGCTTTAGCTTTTACAAACAGGTCTTTCGAAAAATTATTAACTTCTATCATAAAAACCTTTATTTAAACCTACTATTGTATCGGGAACTTTAAAAGTTGCATCCTCAATTTCACTATAATTTAAGTAAAGTTGATTTTTATCTAAGATCTGAACTAAATAATATTGCATAGTCTCTAATGATGCTGTTTTAAAAGCTTCTAAACGAGAATTAAACATATCCTTATCAAATTGGTAAGAAAGGAATGCCTTGTTTTGCATTTCTTCCCAAACCATTAAGACATCCTCTTTAGTTTTAGCTTCCTGAATATTATTTATAAAATATTGGTTGTACTGCATTAATTCCGCATATACAAAAGAACCACCTCCTTTCCATTGAACATCTTTTGAAATCCCCCCTTGTTCACCTTCAATTACTTTATTAAGTCTTTCTGTTGTAACTGTATTTATATAGTCCATTTGCTCAACACCTATATACTTACGATTCATTTTATGAGCAACCGATGCGGTTGTACCACTACCTAAAAAGAAATCTAAAACAATATCATTTTCATTAGTAGCTAACTCAATAACCCTTTTTATTAATTTTTCAGGTTTAGGATAAGAAAAAATATTTTTATTAAATAATGATTTTAACTCTCGTGTAGCTTCTTGATTAGAACCTAAATCATCCCACCAGGAATTGGGTACAACTCCATTTTCTTTTTTCTCCGACAAAAAAAGTTTATATCTAGGTTTGCCTTCACCACCTCGAGGAAAAACAAGTCTATTGTCTTTCTCTAAATTATCATAAGTATCTTTTTTAAACCTCCATTCATCTTCAATAAGTCTACCTGTAGGTGTTTTTATGGTATATTTTGAGCCTCCGCCATTTGTACAAGGCATTGTAACATATGAACCTCTTGGGTCGTTATCAGGATTTTTATATTTTGACTCATCAATATTAGGTTTTATTTTATTTAAAAAAGATTGATTTGATTTTGAATAACAAAGAATATAGTCGTGAATAGGTGATATATTCTTACTTAAATTCGCCTGTGATTTTCTTCTTCTGTAGACAATACAAGAAATGAAGTTTTCCCTATTAAATATTTCATCCATTACAACCTTTAAATAAGCTTGTTCAGAATCATCACATTGAACAAAAATAACACCATCTTCTTTTAATAAATCTTTTGCAATTACAAGACGGTTTTTAATAAATGTTAACCAAGCTGAGTGGTTAAAAGAATCATTGTATTTAAAATCATCATTACCTGTATTATAAGGTGGATCAATGTATATTAATTTTATTTTACCTCTATGTGTTTTTAATAGAGAAGAGATTACTAACAAATTATTACCTTTTAAGATTAGGTTTTCATCTCCTTTAATGTCGGTTACATTATGCACACCATCTTTATCGTATTTTTTGAAGTTGGTAAATGCCTTTGCATCTAATAATCTATCTACATTATCGGGTGCAAGGGTTTCATTCCAAAATATCTCATTTCTCTTTTGGTCTTCTTTATTTTGCCCTCCTTCTAAAACGCAATCTTTATGAGGCCACACTAATACAACATCATTTTTAGCTTTTATAAAATTATCTGTAGAGTCATCATTTATTGCTAATCCTATTTTGTTTTTAAATGCTGTGTAGCTATCTGGTAAGAAAGATTTATTGTTTACAAACCTTTGAAACTTAATTTTATCGAATACTAATACATTTTCTACTTCTTGGAAAAAGTGTTTTTTAAACGTATCATTTTTGATTAATAGACTTATTAGAAATGGCTCTACTTTTAAAGCTGCTTCTATAATCTTATTTTTATTTAATTGATTGTCTACTACTAAGTTATCTTCGTTTTTAAGTAGTTCTATAAGGTCTTGTTGTAAGTTTTGCATTTTATATTATTGATATTTAATATCAGTTATTTTAAACATATAAAAATATGTTTTGTATTAGGAAGTAAGCAATATATAATAATATTTTTTATAATTATTTCGTTATGAATTAAATGGTATAATTCTATTAATATCATATTTACTGTAATTGGACCATTTCCCATTATTTTTATGATAATTACCTTTTTGTATATGTTCTTGATATAACATATACATGTCATTAATAACTTCTTCTAAGCTTAGATATGCTAAAGATTCTTCTGTAATGATTAAATTATCATACTGTTTGTGGAATTCATCTAACCCTACTAAGTTTTCTTTATCATAAATTCTTAGCACAAATTCTTCTTCGGCTTCACAAAATAAAAGCTCTACCATATGTGGTAAATTCATGTTTTGAGCTTCTGTTATCAAGTCATTTATTGTAATTAATGGTTTATCTAGACTTATAATTGTTGAAGCACCTACCAAGTATGGTATTGTTAAGCCATTGTAATAATCATCATTTTCATAAAATGATTTTAGTA
Above is a genomic segment from Wenyingzhuangia fucanilytica containing:
- a CDS encoding DEAD/DEAH box helicase family protein, which gives rise to MIEKGITRLDKRIASKIEDGDLVVELSPIIKNNLKFTPRPYQIEAFTAFNYYLNNPRLRAKPTQVLFHMATGSGKTLVMAGAILELYKLGYRNFIFFVNTDTIIRKTKENFLNANSSKYLFKEQINIEGVNVNITEVDSFESTNTDDISILFSTIQGLHKKLNAPRENSITFDDFIDRKTVLISDEAHHINALTKKKHSASEKENLTSWEHTVERILLASPENIMMEFTATLELSHPSIASKYANKLLYDYSLAKFREDGYSKEVQTNQVDYQPIQRAVVAVLISQFKKKIFASKGILAKPVVMFKSKTTIESAEMEKAFIDEIKNLTVTKLEDLIKLDNEILDKAITYFKELNISLQGLIDEIKEDFSEDKIISVNSKNDTDDKQIVINSLEDNSNEYRAVFAVDKLNEGWDVLNLYDIVRLYDTRDAKGSTPGKTTVAEAQLIGRGARYYPFQLEENQELDKRKYDNDLDNIMRHCETLHYHCSHNPRYITELNNALRQIGMFPEEKVEVDLILKDEFKETSLYKNGFIFLNKKVKNNPKTLLEFQEPTIVKKHTYALRTNRSASTTILDNTSVKQNKVQANFANKHHFSIWDKTIIQKGLNKIPFYKFSNLKQFFPSIKSMHDFITNENYFGGIIVEVTGLQKDTNNLSSHQKLEIVISVATKIANEISTKFGDYRGTKSFYREPLRKYFKNKKLSFSVNTNTTAETGKPTMRNDIPQEYFVDLNKADWYAYNENYGSSEEKFLVKYFHDNIDDLKEKFTNIYLLRNERFFKLYRFSDAKATEPDFVLYMTEKKSDDEVIYQLFIEPKGDHLLYNDEWKEQFLQEIEKEAVIELYESQQYKLIGMPFYNKANREDVFVEKLNKL
- a CDS encoding DNA methyltransferase — encoded protein: MQNLQQDLIELLKNEDNLVVDNQLNKNKIIEAALKVEPFLISLLIKNDTFKKHFFQEVENVLVFDKIKFQRFVNNKSFLPDSYTAFKNKIGLAINDDSTDNFIKAKNDVVLVWPHKDCVLEGGQNKEDQKRNEIFWNETLAPDNVDRLLDAKAFTNFKKYDKDGVHNVTDIKGDENLILKGNNLLVISSLLKTHRGKIKLIYIDPPYNTGNDDFKYNDSFNHSAWLTFIKNRLVIAKDLLKEDGVIFVQCDDSEQAYLKVVMDEIFNRENFISCIVYRRRKSQANLSKNISPIHDYILCYSKSNQSFLNKIKPNIDESKYKNPDNDPRGSYVTMPCTNGGGSKYTIKTPTGRLIEDEWRFKKDTYDNLEKDNRLVFPRGGEGKPRYKLFLSEKKENGVVPNSWWDDLGSNQEATRELKSLFNKNIFSYPKPEKLIKRVIELATNENDIVLDFFLGSGTTASVAHKMNRKYIGVEQMDYINTVTTERLNKVIEGEQGGISKDVQWKGGGSFVYAELMQYNQYFINNIQEAKTKEDVLMVWEEMQNKAFLSYQFDKDMFNSRLEAFKTASLETMQYYLVQILDKNQLYLNYSEIEDATFKVPDTIVGLNKGFYDRS